One region of Pangasianodon hypophthalmus isolate fPanHyp1 chromosome 15, fPanHyp1.pri, whole genome shotgun sequence genomic DNA includes:
- the lipia gene encoding lipase member H, protein MMFRITHCLLTAMIVMPFSICRGEECEQITDLSLKDSLRGTSLEVRLILYTRENRTCGKLLSHDDPFATPTFNPARPCTFLIHGYRPTGSPPIWMTTMVESILRRNDVNAIVVDWNRGAANVNYFQVVKNTRPVAANITHFIERAGLNLSSIHMIGVSLGAHISGFTGANFKGAIGRITALDPAGPSFRGKSEDERLDPSDAQFVDALHTDMDAFGYRDSLGHIDYYANGGSDQPGCPKTIFSGSKYFKCDHQRSVFLYLDSMNQSRQITAYPCSDYSDFLDGKCLSCERFNSSGCPVFGYDVTEWKDVLLKLGQTTTFFTTNQKEPFCKSGYKLEIVSWNSEVRWGSITITLKNSAEETETRIDHKSFKFEQYTETTLLAQFEQDVYPVQKITLKYVTASVFTPRYKLRVLRFRLTPLKRGLRPMCRYDLLLEENKDVTFRPIPCHDSNF, encoded by the exons gtgaggaGTGTGAGCAGATCACTGATCTGAGTCTGAAAGACTCCCTACGCGGTACGTCTCTGGAGGTTCGTCTGATTCTCTACACACGTGAAAACCGCACCTGCGGGAAGCTTCTGTCCCATGATGACCCATTTGCCACACCCACTTTTAACCCTGCCCGGCCCTGCACCTTCCTAATCCATGGCTATCGGCCCACTGGTTCCCCCCCTATATGGATGACCACAATGGTAGAGTCCATCCTGAGGCGCAACGACGTCAACGCCATCGTGGTGGACTGGAACCGAGGAGCAGCCAACGTCAACTACTTCCAGGTGGTGAAGAACACACGGCCCGTCGCTGCCAACATCACACACTTCATAgag cgaGCAGGACTGAATCTCAGTTCCATCCACATGATTGGAGTGAGTTTAGGAGCTCACATCTCCGGCTTCACTGGTGCAAATTTTAAGGGCGCCATTGGCAGAATTACAG CTCTGGATCCAGCAGGTCCGTCGTTCCGAGGAAAATCCGAGGATGAACGCTTGGATCCGTCTGATGCTCAGTTTGTTGACGCTCTGCACACGGACATGGACG CATTTGGATACCGGGATTCACTCGGACACATCGATTACTACGCAAACGGAGGATCTGATCAGCCCGGCTGTCCAAAGACCATCTTCTCAG gttCAAAGTATTTTAAATGTGATCATCAGCGCTCAGTGTTTCTGTATTTGGACTCGATGAATCAGTCTCGTCAGATCACAGCGTATCCGTGTTCTGATTACTCTGACTTCCTGGATGGGAAGTGTTTAAGCTGCGAGCGCTTTAACTCCTCCGGCTGTCCAGTGTTTG GTTACGATGTGACCGAATGGAAGGACGTTCTGCTGAAGCTCGGACAGACGACGACGTTTTTCACCACAAACCAAAAAGAGCCGTTCTGCA AAAGCGGATATAAGCTGGAGATCGTGAGCTGGAACTCTGAAGTGCGATGGGGCTCCATCACCATCACGCTAAAGAACAGCGCAGAGGAAACAGAGACTCGGATTGACCA CAAGTCGTTTAAATTCGAGCAGTACACTGAGACGACGTTGCTGGCGCAGTTTGAGCAAGACGTCTATCCTGTGCAGAAAATCACACTGAAGTACGTGACGGCGAGCGTGTTTACACCTCGCTATAAACTCCGCGTCCTCCGCTTCCGCCTGACTCCTCTGAAGCGTGGCCTgag ACCGATGTGCCGCTACGATCTTCTGCTGGAGGAAAACAAAGACGTCACTTTCAGACCCATTCCCTGTCACGACTCAAACTTCTGA